One Natronomonas moolapensis 8.8.11 genomic region harbors:
- a CDS encoding transcription initiation factor TFE has product MAFEELLNDPVIQKYLHELVGPTGMPVAAAPPDGEVTDEELAEELGLELNDVRRALFILYENDLASYRRLRDEDSGWLTYLWTFEYESIPEQLEAEMRRLLDALEQRRQYEADNEFYLCGQCQLRFEFGEAMEFGFECPQCGGQLETMDNDRLIDAMERRVEELSDELNVNSADIDGAVDA; this is encoded by the coding sequence ATGGCTTTTGAGGAACTACTGAACGACCCGGTGATTCAGAAGTACCTCCACGAACTCGTCGGGCCGACGGGGATGCCCGTCGCCGCCGCGCCGCCGGACGGCGAAGTCACCGACGAGGAACTCGCGGAGGAACTCGGCTTGGAGCTCAATGACGTGCGCCGGGCGCTCTTTATTCTGTACGAGAACGACCTCGCCTCGTATCGCCGCCTGCGCGACGAGGACTCGGGGTGGCTCACCTACCTCTGGACCTTCGAATACGAGTCGATCCCCGAGCAGCTCGAAGCCGAGATGCGCCGGCTGCTCGATGCGCTCGAACAGCGACGACAGTACGAGGCCGACAACGAGTTCTACCTCTGTGGGCAGTGCCAGCTCCGGTTCGAGTTCGGCGAGGCGATGGAGTTCGGCTTCGAGTGCCCCCAGTGCGGCGGCCAACTCGAGACGATGGACAACGACCGACTCATCGACGCGATGGAGAGACGCGTCGAGGAACTCAGCGACGAACTGAACGTGAACAGCGCGGACATCGACGGGGCCGTGGACGCCTGA
- a CDS encoding DUF2110 family protein has protein sequence MVVLATKVYVLGEGRRRAMDSLESLVENELGDLGVEFTVGLRDDDFPSVTVTGEDAPVARNLLEAEWGAITPHREAGETYVGTLESWDDRGFVLDAGESVRIPADELGLGPGSPAQIRTRFGLVQHVPLRFVEGGEGEPHSLADAERDRLYEWTRGTGRVNANSTTRAQLRATVNRSGHADDIVTVERVGLLESSVICREGTDAPGLLADVGPHLEAELLAIVP, from the coding sequence ATGGTCGTCCTCGCAACCAAAGTGTACGTGCTCGGCGAGGGCCGTCGTCGAGCGATGGACTCCCTGGAGTCGCTCGTGGAGAACGAACTCGGTGACCTCGGCGTCGAGTTCACCGTCGGCCTGCGGGACGACGATTTCCCCTCTGTGACCGTAACTGGGGAGGACGCGCCCGTCGCGCGGAACCTGCTCGAAGCCGAGTGGGGAGCGATCACGCCCCACCGGGAGGCCGGCGAGACCTACGTCGGGACGCTCGAGTCGTGGGACGACCGGGGGTTCGTCCTCGACGCCGGGGAGTCGGTTCGGATCCCCGCCGACGAGCTCGGTCTCGGTCCCGGAAGCCCCGCCCAGATCCGGACGCGGTTCGGGCTCGTCCAGCACGTCCCGCTTCGGTTCGTCGAGGGCGGCGAGGGGGAGCCACACAGCCTCGCCGACGCCGAACGAGACCGCCTCTACGAGTGGACCCGCGGCACCGGCCGGGTCAACGCCAACAGCACGACGCGGGCCCAACTCCGGGCGACGGTCAACCGATCGGGTCACGCCGACGACATCGTCACCGTCGAGCGCGTCGGACTACTCGAATCGAGCGTCATCTGCCGGGAGGGTACGGACGCCCCCGGGCTGTTGGCCGACGTCGGTCCGCACCTCGAAGCGGAACTGCTCGCTATCGTCCCTTAG
- a CDS encoding DUF5803 family protein, which produces MNRRLLAALALLVLLGTAGCTTILGDDAGDPEALSADAEYDYDTDRDAFIRVNRGNYTAVYNVSAKVTGDNGTIELYRTNALTIENPLELEALQFRYANGTVVRYVDGEAVLLRSDGTQEPTDALAVETTRQRTVVELPAEEGQIAFTTPKSGKEIAVYTPVHGSYEVALPPDRDASVPLLSRTRPSNDDRAVVGDRVRLRWDNVETSVLSVRWYLDRDLWLFGGLAVVGAILGAAGIVYYYRSIRMAEKRRDEAGLDVDTGDDDREGPPPGMR; this is translated from the coding sequence ATGAACCGCCGCCTGCTCGCCGCGCTTGCGCTGCTCGTTTTGCTCGGGACAGCCGGCTGTACGACGATCCTCGGGGACGACGCCGGCGACCCCGAGGCGCTCTCGGCAGACGCCGAGTACGACTACGACACCGACCGCGACGCGTTTATCAGGGTCAACCGGGGGAACTACACCGCAGTTTATAACGTCTCGGCGAAGGTGACCGGCGACAACGGCACGATCGAGTTATACCGGACGAACGCGCTGACGATCGAAAACCCCCTCGAACTCGAGGCGCTGCAGTTCCGCTACGCCAACGGGACGGTCGTCAGGTACGTCGACGGCGAGGCGGTGTTGCTCCGTTCGGACGGGACCCAAGAGCCGACGGACGCCCTGGCCGTCGAGACGACGCGACAGCGAACCGTCGTCGAGTTGCCAGCCGAAGAGGGACAGATCGCGTTCACGACGCCGAAATCGGGCAAGGAGATCGCTGTGTACACGCCCGTGCACGGGAGTTACGAGGTCGCGCTCCCACCCGACCGGGACGCATCGGTGCCGCTCCTTTCGCGGACGCGACCGTCGAACGACGACCGGGCGGTCGTCGGCGATCGGGTCCGTCTCCGGTGGGACAACGTCGAGACGTCCGTGCTCAGCGTTCGATGGTATCTCGACCGGGACCTGTGGCTGTTCGGCGGTCTCGCCGTCGTCGGGGCTATCCTAGGTGCTGCCGGGATCGTCTACTACTACCGGAGTATTCGAATGGCGGAGAAGCGCCGCGACGAGGCGGGGCTCGACGTCGACACCGGTGACGACGACCGCGAGGGGCCGCCCCCGGGGATGCGGTAG
- a CDS encoding competence/damage-inducible protein A, whose amino-acid sequence MDVALVSVGDELLAGDTVNTNAAWLGERLAERGASVERVTVVPDRIADIARVINEYAAEYDAVVTTGGLGPTHDDRTMEAVAAAVGRDVGTSEAVLEWLDEERDYQRSDLTNGTADLPVDARPLHNTVGVAPGCVVKNIYVLPGVPEEMQAMFESVASEFEGERRHVETVTLDEPESALVDRLRELETRFGVKVGSYPGENVRVKVESTDRDAVEEAITWLRENGIEAST is encoded by the coding sequence ATGGACGTCGCTTTGGTATCCGTCGGGGACGAACTGCTGGCTGGCGATACGGTCAACACGAACGCCGCGTGGCTCGGCGAACGCCTCGCCGAGCGCGGGGCGTCCGTCGAGCGAGTGACGGTCGTACCGGATCGAATCGCGGACATCGCCCGTGTGATCAACGAGTACGCCGCGGAGTACGACGCGGTCGTCACGACCGGCGGGCTCGGGCCGACCCACGACGACCGGACGATGGAAGCCGTCGCCGCCGCGGTCGGCCGGGACGTCGGGACCTCGGAGGCCGTCCTCGAGTGGCTCGACGAGGAACGCGACTATCAACGCTCGGACCTCACGAACGGAACGGCTGACCTCCCGGTCGACGCCCGCCCGCTGCACAACACCGTCGGCGTCGCGCCCGGTTGCGTCGTCAAGAACATCTACGTGCTGCCCGGCGTCCCCGAGGAGATGCAGGCGATGTTCGAGTCGGTCGCCTCGGAGTTCGAAGGGGAGCGCCGACACGTCGAGACGGTCACGCTCGACGAACCCGAGAGCGCGCTGGTGGACCGGTTGCGGGAACTGGAGACGCGCTTCGGCGTCAAAGTCGGTAGCTACCCCGGCGAGAACGTCCGCGTCAAAGTCGAGAGCACCGACCGGGATGCAGTCGAAGAGGCGATCACGTGGCTCCGCGAGAACGGGATCGAGGCGTCGACGTGA
- a CDS encoding ATP-NAD kinase family protein: MRRVGLVVNPIAGMGGRVGLKGTDNKLEEARHRGAEPRSPGRAREALEHLRSQPEDVELYTYGGAMGEREARAVGFSPVVVDAPDGGETAAADTRAAVGQFVEEEVDLVLFVGGDGTAVDVAETLEELADETPILGVPSGVKVYSSVFAVTPRAAGRIAASFDRTETREVNDIDEDAYRGGDVNTELKALAAVPIGDEVQSAKQIGGGTVESLAAAVAAEIGDDDATYVLGPGSTVDAIKTDLGIDGSPLGVDVWHDGAVLASDAGETEILASLGERNVVVVSPIGGQGFIFGRGNDQISPPVIRRSELEIVASKQKLSDIGVLRVDTGDPGLDESLRGWQRVRVGKFERQLLKVV; encoded by the coding sequence ATGCGACGCGTTGGGCTGGTGGTGAACCCGATCGCTGGAATGGGCGGTCGGGTCGGCCTGAAAGGCACCGATAATAAACTCGAAGAGGCCCGCCACCGGGGGGCCGAACCGCGGTCGCCCGGCCGCGCCCGCGAGGCGCTCGAACACCTCCGAAGCCAGCCAGAAGACGTCGAACTCTACACGTACGGCGGAGCGATGGGCGAACGCGAGGCCCGCGCTGTCGGGTTCTCGCCCGTCGTCGTCGACGCCCCGGATGGCGGGGAGACGGCCGCCGCCGACACGCGGGCGGCCGTAGGGCAGTTCGTCGAGGAGGAGGTCGATCTCGTCCTATTCGTCGGCGGAGACGGGACCGCCGTCGACGTCGCCGAGACGCTCGAGGAACTCGCCGACGAGACGCCGATACTCGGCGTCCCGAGCGGAGTGAAGGTCTACTCGTCGGTGTTCGCCGTCACGCCGCGGGCCGCCGGTCGGATCGCGGCGTCGTTCGATCGAACGGAGACGCGGGAGGTCAACGACATCGACGAGGACGCCTACCGCGGCGGCGACGTCAACACGGAGCTGAAAGCGCTCGCCGCCGTCCCGATCGGCGACGAGGTACAGTCCGCAAAACAGATCGGCGGCGGGACGGTCGAGTCGCTCGCCGCCGCGGTCGCGGCCGAAATCGGGGACGACGACGCGACGTACGTCCTCGGCCCCGGGTCGACCGTCGACGCGATCAAGACCGACCTCGGGATCGACGGCTCGCCGCTCGGCGTCGACGTCTGGCACGACGGCGCGGTGCTCGCCAGCGACGCCGGGGAGACGGAGATACTGGCATCGCTGGGGGAGCGCAACGTCGTCGTCGTCTCGCCGATCGGCGGTCAGGGGTTCATTTTCGGCCGCGGGAACGACCAGATCTCGCCGCCGGTGATCCGCCGCTCGGAACTCGAGATTGTCGCCTCGAAGCAGAAGCTCTCCGATATCGGCGTATTGCGCGTCGACACCGGCGACCCCGGGCTGGACGAGTCACTGCGCGGCTGGCAGCGGGTCCGGGTCGGGAAGTTCGAACGGCAGCTGTTGAAAGTCGTCTAA
- a CDS encoding glutaredoxin family protein, with product MTFDPSGGVEPDEVRERVDELLEDNELVLFMKGNKLMPQCGYSQKALDVLTKYHDADDIVAEDVLPALDAYRAALEEQSGWETIPQTFVDGEFIGGSDILEELHQRGELADELGVDVDVEFDSDSDADDGLEAPF from the coding sequence ATGACATTTGATCCCAGTGGTGGCGTCGAACCGGACGAGGTACGCGAACGCGTCGACGAGCTTCTCGAGGACAACGAACTCGTTCTCTTTATGAAGGGAAACAAGCTGATGCCGCAGTGCGGCTACTCACAGAAGGCCCTCGACGTCCTCACGAAGTACCACGACGCTGACGACATCGTCGCCGAGGACGTCCTGCCAGCGCTCGACGCGTACCGGGCCGCCCTCGAGGAGCAAAGCGGCTGGGAGACGATCCCACAGACGTTCGTCGACGGGGAGTTCATCGGCGGCAGCGACATCTTAGAGGAACTCCACCAACGCGGCGAACTGGCCGACGAACTCGGCGTCGACGTGGACGTCGAGTTCGATTCCGACTCCGACGCCGATGACGGCCTCGAAGCGCCCTTTTAG
- a CDS encoding sulfurtransferase translates to MNDRIIGSEWVSDRLDAPGVAVVDVRDAWEYEGIGHVPGAVNVPFDSFRADEHGAAEAGMLPGTDAFAELLGEAGIATDDDIVAYDDTHGVFAARLLVTAELYGHDPAKLHLLDGDYSVWNRTEPTTTDDPGPDAVSYAAAFDSDGPLVGRAAIEAALDDPDAVIVDTREAHEYEAGHIPGAIRLDWRELVNTDARTVRPEAELRSLLEERGIRPEKRVVLYCNTARRISHTYTVLRALGYADVRFYEGSLTEWEREGGAIETVE, encoded by the coding sequence GTGAACGACCGAATCATCGGCTCCGAGTGGGTCTCGGACCGCCTCGACGCGCCGGGGGTCGCCGTCGTGGACGTCAGGGACGCCTGGGAATACGAGGGAATCGGCCACGTCCCGGGCGCTGTCAACGTCCCCTTCGACAGCTTCCGCGCGGACGAACACGGCGCGGCCGAGGCCGGAATGCTCCCCGGGACGGACGCCTTCGCCGAGTTGCTCGGCGAGGCCGGTATCGCCACCGACGACGACATCGTCGCCTACGACGACACACACGGCGTCTTCGCCGCCCGGCTGCTCGTCACGGCGGAGCTATACGGCCACGACCCCGCGAAGCTACACCTCCTCGACGGTGATTACTCCGTCTGGAACCGGACCGAGCCGACCACGACCGACGACCCCGGTCCCGACGCCGTGTCGTACGCGGCGGCGTTCGATTCCGACGGCCCCCTCGTCGGTCGCGCGGCGATCGAAGCCGCCCTCGACGATCCCGACGCAGTCATCGTGGACACCCGGGAAGCCCACGAGTACGAGGCGGGCCACATCCCCGGGGCGATTCGGCTAGACTGGCGCGAGCTCGTCAACACCGACGCGCGCACGGTCCGACCGGAGGCGGAGCTCCGGTCGCTGCTCGAGGAGCGCGGCATCCGCCCGGAAAAACGGGTCGTGCTCTACTGTAACACCGCCCGACGGATCAGCCACACATACACCGTCCTCCGGGCGCTCGGGTACGCCGACGTGAGGTTCTATGAGGGCAGCCTCACGGAGTGGGAGCGCGAGGGCGGGGCGATCGAAACCGTCGAGTGA
- a CDS encoding sulfurtransferase: MSDSEYANDVLVSADWVEDRLDEFGSDDPTHRLVEVDVDTEAYDESHAPGAVGFNWETDLQDQTTRDILDKADFESLLGEHGITEESTVVLYGDNANWFAAYTYWQFKYYGHDDVRLLDGGREYWLENDYPTTDEGPSFSAVEYEASGPRESIRAYREDVENAIDRGLPLVDVRSPEEFSGEVLAPPGLNETAQRGGHIPGAQNISWAAVTNDDGTFKSADEIEALYAEKGIDGDSTTVAYCRIGERSSVAWFALHELLGYDDTINYDGSWTEWGNLVGAPIETGEADD, from the coding sequence ATGAGTGACTCCGAATACGCGAACGACGTGCTAGTATCGGCTGACTGGGTCGAGGACCGACTCGACGAGTTCGGAAGCGACGATCCGACACACCGACTCGTCGAGGTCGACGTCGACACCGAGGCATACGACGAATCCCACGCCCCCGGGGCCGTCGGTTTTAACTGGGAAACCGATCTCCAGGATCAGACGACCCGCGACATCCTCGACAAGGCGGACTTCGAGTCTCTGCTCGGCGAACACGGCATCACGGAGGAGTCGACGGTGGTGCTGTACGGGGACAACGCCAACTGGTTTGCGGCCTACACGTACTGGCAGTTCAAGTATTACGGCCACGACGACGTGAGACTGCTCGACGGCGGCCGCGAGTACTGGCTCGAGAACGACTACCCGACGACCGACGAGGGTCCCTCCTTCTCCGCGGTGGAGTACGAGGCCTCCGGTCCCCGCGAGTCCATCCGGGCCTACCGCGAGGACGTCGAGAACGCGATCGACCGCGGCCTGCCGCTCGTCGACGTCCGTTCCCCCGAGGAGTTCAGCGGCGAGGTGCTCGCCCCGCCGGGACTCAACGAGACAGCCCAGCGCGGCGGCCACATCCCCGGCGCGCAGAACATCTCGTGGGCGGCCGTGACGAACGACGACGGGACGTTCAAATCCGCCGACGAGATCGAGGCGCTGTACGCCGAGAAAGGTATCGACGGCGACTCGACGACTGTCGCGTACTGCCGGATCGGCGAGCGCTCGTCGGTGGCGTGGTTCGCGCTGCACGAGCTGCTCGGCTACGACGACACGATCAACTACGATGGCTCCTGGACGGAGTGGGGCAACTTGGTCGGTGCGCCGATAGAGACGGGCGAGGCGGACGACTGA